From the Helicobacter pylori genome, one window contains:
- the mnmA gene encoding tRNA 2-thiouridine(34) synthase MnmA: MKIAVLLSGGVDSSYSAYSLKEQGHELVGIYLKLHASEKKHDLYIKNAQKACEFLGIPLEVLDFQKDFKSAVYDEFISAYEEGQTPNPCALCNPLMKFGLALDHALKLGCEKIATGHYARVKEIDKVSYIQEAVDKTKDQSYFLYALEHEVIARLVFPLGDLLKKDIKPLALNAMPFLGTLETYKESQEICFVEKSYIDTLKKHVEVEKEGVVKNLQGEIIGTHKGYMQYTIGKRKGFNIKGALEPHFVVGIDAKKNELVVGKKEDLATHSLKAKNKSLMKDFKSGEYFIKARYRSVPAKAFVSLKDQMIEVEFKEPFYGVAKGQALVVYQDDILLGGGVIV, from the coding sequence ATGAAAATAGCGGTATTACTCAGTGGGGGGGTGGATAGCTCTTATAGCGCTTATAGCTTAAAAGAGCAAGGGCATGAATTAGTGGGGATTTATTTAAAACTCCATGCGAGTGAAAAAAAGCATGATTTATACATCAAAAACGCTCAAAAAGCGTGCGAGTTTTTAGGCATCCCTTTAGAGGTGTTGGATTTTCAAAAGGATTTTAAAAGCGCGGTTTATGATGAATTTATCAGCGCTTATGAAGAGGGGCAAACCCCTAACCCATGCGCGTTGTGCAACCCTTTAATGAAGTTTGGATTAGCTTTAGATCACGCTTTAAAATTAGGGTGTGAAAAGATCGCTACCGGGCATTATGCGAGAGTCAAAGAAATTGACAAGGTAAGCTATATTCAAGAAGCTGTGGATAAAACTAAAGATCAGAGCTATTTTTTATACGCTTTAGAGCATGAAGTCATCGCTAGATTGGTGTTCCCTTTAGGGGATTTGTTAAAAAAGGATATTAAGCCTTTAGCCTTGAATGCGATGCCTTTTTTAGGCACTCTAGAGACTTATAAGGAATCTCAAGAAATCTGCTTTGTGGAAAAAAGCTACATTGACACTTTAAAAAAGCATGTTGAAGTGGAAAAAGAGGGCGTGGTGAAGAATTTACAAGGCGAAATCATTGGCACGCATAAAGGCTATATGCAATACACGATTGGCAAACGCAAAGGCTTTAACATTAAGGGGGCGTTAGAACCGCATTTTGTGGTGGGGATTGACGCTAAAAAGAACGAGCTAGTCGTGGGCAAAAAAGAAGATTTAGCCACGCATTCGCTTAAGGCTAAAAACAAGTCTTTGATGAAAGATTTTAAAAGTGGCGAATATTTTATCAAGGCTCGTTACAGGAGCGTGCCTGCTAAAGCGTTTGTGAGCCTGAAAGATCAAATGATTGAAGTGGAGTTTAAAGAGCCTTTTTATGGCGTGGCTAAAGGGCAAGCTTTAGTGGTTTATCAAGATGACATCTTGCTTGGCGGAGGCGTGATCGTTTAG